The proteins below come from a single Acidimicrobiia bacterium genomic window:
- a CDS encoding 3-oxoacyl-ACP synthase III — MSGNAAFNLIDTAIVSVAHVDAPEVVTSAEFDEILAETYERVGAQPGLLESLAGIRERRWWPEGHLFTDAAAAAGAKAIEASGVRVEEIGLLIDTSVCRDRLEPSSAVTVHNALDLPSWCLNFDLSNACLGFVNALQVAGNMIDAGQINYALIVDGEGSRLIQQRTLERLSSPDATMADLFAEFASLTLGSGGAAAVVGRHSENPGSHKVVGGVARADTSHHNLCIGDMNQMRTDTRGLLDAGLQVSKLGWIDAEERGWLEVDRYIVHQISLVHTTMLCEHLGIDMAKVPLTFPYLGNVGPASIPITLSREADSLLAGDKVLLMGMGSGINASVIELVW, encoded by the coding sequence ATGTCCGGCAACGCCGCCTTCAATCTGATCGACACTGCCATTGTCTCCGTTGCTCATGTGGATGCACCGGAGGTGGTTACTTCCGCAGAATTCGACGAGATCCTTGCCGAGACCTACGAGCGGGTCGGCGCTCAACCGGGACTTCTCGAGAGCCTCGCCGGCATCCGTGAGCGCCGCTGGTGGCCCGAAGGGCATCTTTTCACCGATGCAGCTGCCGCAGCCGGAGCAAAGGCGATCGAGGCCAGCGGCGTCCGGGTCGAAGAGATCGGCTTGCTGATCGACACTTCGGTCTGCCGCGATCGGCTCGAACCGTCTTCCGCGGTCACGGTCCACAATGCGCTCGATCTCCCCAGCTGGTGTCTCAATTTCGACCTCTCCAACGCCTGCCTCGGGTTCGTCAATGCACTCCAGGTGGCCGGCAACATGATCGACGCCGGACAGATCAACTATGCCCTGATCGTCGACGGCGAGGGCAGCCGCCTCATTCAGCAGAGAACCCTGGAACGGCTCTCGAGTCCCGATGCGACCATGGCCGACCTCTTCGCCGAATTCGCATCGCTGACGCTCGGCTCGGGAGGGGCCGCCGCAGTCGTTGGACGGCACTCTGAGAACCCCGGGAGCCACAAGGTGGTTGGTGGGGTGGCCAGGGCTGACACGAGTCACCACAACCTGTGTATCGGGGATATGAACCAGATGCGTACGGATACCAGAGGTCTTCTGGATGCCGGACTGCAGGTCTCCAAGCTGGGCTGGATCGATGCAGAGGAGCGGGGCTGGCTGGAGGTCGACCGCTACATCGTCCATCAGATCTCACTGGTGCACACGACGATGCTGTGTGAGCACCTGGGAATAGACATGGCCAAGGTTCCGCTCACGTTCCCGTACCTCGGCAACGTCGGCCCGGCGTCGATTCCCATCACTCTGTCCCGGGAAGCCGACTCACTCCTGGCCGGGGATAAAGTCCTCCTGATGGGGATGGGGTCCGGCATCAATGCATCGGTGATTGAACTGGTCTGGTGA